The DNA segment GCATGATCTGGGCTTTGCAGAAGGGGTCTCTGTGCTGGTTGAACTTAAATATGAATCCGTGGCAGCAAGCGTTCGTGTAGCCGCCGGGATACCGTCCGGGGTGATGACCATGCCGCGGGTTAAGCCTCTTTTCTGGCAGCAGCTGGATAATGCCGCAAGCGTTCGGTTAACAAAAGACAACATTAAGGTAACGGGGAAATCCTGAGCCATGTGGGTCTGGTTGGTCGGATACGGGATTTTGATCGCCAAAATCAGCCTGGTGCTGACAGTGGTTCTGCTGCTGGCGGCCTACCTGGTGCTGGTGGAGCGGAAACTTCTGGGCCGATTCCAGGTACGGCCCGGCCCGAACCGGGTGGGAATCTTCGGTATCCTCCAGCCCATTGCCGACTCGATCAAGCTGATCTTAAAAGAAGATGTCATGCATGACGGCGCCGAGCGTGTCATTTTTCACCTGGCGCCGGTGATTGTGGCGGTTACCGCCCTGATGATGTTTGCCGTGGTGCCGTTCGGACCGGAAATCACCCTGTTCGGCAGAAAGGTCCCCATGGTGATAAGCGATATCAATGTGGGGGTCCTTTACGTGTTTGCCCTGTCTTCGCTTAGCGTCTACGGCGTGGCGCTGGGGGGGTGGGCCTCGAACTCCAAGTTTGCGCTGCTGGGCGGCATTCGCGGGGCCGCACAGATGATCAGCTATGAACTGGCCCTGGGCTTGTCCATCATCCCGGTGGTCATGCTGGCCGGCTCTTTCAGCCTGGTGGATATTGTGAGCGCCCAGGATGAACTGCCCTTTATCCTGGTTCAGCCCCTGGCGTTTGTCATTTTTCTTTTAAGCGCCATGGCGGAGAGCAAGCGGATTCCCTTTGATCTGCCCGAGGCGGAAACCGAGCTGGGCGCGGGCTATCACACGGAATACAGCGGCATGCGGTTCGGCCTGTTTTTTCTGGGCGAGTATGTGCACATGCAGGTGATGGGGGCCCTGATGGCGGTATTTTTCTTAGGCGGCTGGCACGGCCCGATCCTGCCGGGACCCATATGGCTGCTGATTAAGATTATCATCGTCTCGGTTGTCATGATCTGGGTGCGGGCGACGCTGCCCCGGCTGCGCTATGACCAGCTGATGGAGCTGGGCTGGAAGGTTCTGATTCCGGCGGCCCTGATAAATATTTTGATCACCGGGGCGTTTATCGTGGGCTTTTCGTCTTAATCTTACTCTTAATCTTACTCTTAATCTAAAAACAAAAGAACCAGATTAAGAGTAAGACGGGAAAAGGAATAAATGAATGTACTGATTGACATTGTCGTCTCCCTGGCACAGGGATTTTACACAACAGCTAAGCACCTGTTCCGGAAGCCTTTTACCGAGGAATACCCGGAATACAAGCGCCCGCTGCCGGAGCGCTCGCGGGCCAGGATAGTCCTGACCCGCGATCCGGACGGCCGGGAGCGGTGCGTGGCCTGCTATCTCTGCTCCGGGGTGTGCCCGGTGAACTGCATATCCATGCAGGCGGCCGAAGATGACCATGGCCGGCGTTATGCCGCCTGGTTCCGGATCAATTTCGGCCGGTGCATCTACTGCGGGCTCTGCGAAGAGGCCTGCCCCACATCGGCTATCCAGCTGACCCCGGAGTTTGAGCACATTACCCGGGATATTTTAAAAATCGTTTATGAAAAAGAAGATCTTCTGGTGGATCACGGCGGAAAAGACCCGGATTATGACTTCTATCAGCATGCCGGGGTGGTGACAAAACTTTACGGAAAAGGCGAGCATGCGGCGGAGCAGCCGCCGGTCAACACAAGGACCAATATGCCATAGGATGAACGAAGCCATGACGATTTAT comes from the Desulfobacterales bacterium genome and includes:
- the nuoH gene encoding NADH-quinone oxidoreductase subunit NuoH, with amino-acid sequence MWVWLVGYGILIAKISLVLTVVLLLAAYLVLVERKLLGRFQVRPGPNRVGIFGILQPIADSIKLILKEDVMHDGAERVIFHLAPVIVAVTALMMFAVVPFGPEITLFGRKVPMVISDINVGVLYVFALSSLSVYGVALGGWASNSKFALLGGIRGAAQMISYELALGLSIIPVVMLAGSFSLVDIVSAQDELPFILVQPLAFVIFLLSAMAESKRIPFDLPEAETELGAGYHTEYSGMRFGLFFLGEYVHMQVMGALMAVFFLGGWHGPILPGPIWLLIKIIIVSVVMIWVRATLPRLRYDQLMELGWKVLIPAALINILITGAFIVGFSS
- the nuoI gene encoding NADH-quinone oxidoreductase subunit NuoI; translated protein: MNVLIDIVVSLAQGFYTTAKHLFRKPFTEEYPEYKRPLPERSRARIVLTRDPDGRERCVACYLCSGVCPVNCISMQAAEDDHGRRYAAWFRINFGRCIYCGLCEEACPTSAIQLTPEFEHITRDILKIVYEKEDLLVDHGGKDPDYDFYQHAGVVTKLYGKGEHAAEQPPVNTRTNMP